A window of Terriglobus sp. RCC_193 contains these coding sequences:
- a CDS encoding nucleotide sugar dehydrogenase: protein MATGNMEDSVQTPATGGSIPAVTTLAAWRARVQSRQARVGIIGLGYVGLPLTLLFSSEGFRVTGFDVDEKKVDTLNSGASYIWRIEPEHIAAAQAKGFRATTDFRHIAEMDAVLICVPTPLTEHHAPDLSYVETTVHAIAPYVRAGQLIVLESTTYPGTTEEIVVRILTDAGVERGVHVQIAPPEEIEQIDGVLVAFSPEREDPGNMITPRREIPKVVGGMDATATEAACALYGSIFTKTVPVSSPATAEMTKLLENIYRSVNIALVNELKQLCMKMGVNIWEVIDAAATKPFGFQAFYPGPGIGGHCIPVDPFYLTWKAKEYGFTTRFIQLAGEVNEDMPVFVMRQVARALNARGVATKGAKVLVLGVAYKADVDDLRESPSLAIIEQLQGLGCDVSYNDPFFPKVGHGRKYALNMESTPLERVSEFDCVLIATDHSAYEMETIVAEAKLVVDSRNATRHIQSPKIVRC, encoded by the coding sequence ATGGCGACAGGCAACATGGAAGATAGCGTACAGACACCCGCAACTGGCGGAAGCATTCCCGCAGTGACCACGCTGGCAGCATGGCGTGCGCGGGTTCAAAGCCGCCAGGCCCGCGTTGGCATCATTGGGTTGGGTTATGTGGGCTTGCCGCTCACGCTGCTGTTCTCCAGTGAAGGCTTTCGCGTGACCGGCTTCGACGTGGATGAGAAGAAGGTCGACACGCTGAATAGTGGTGCCAGCTACATCTGGCGAATTGAGCCGGAACACATTGCCGCGGCACAGGCGAAAGGATTTCGCGCGACGACAGACTTCCGGCACATTGCAGAGATGGATGCCGTGCTGATCTGCGTGCCCACACCGCTTACGGAGCATCACGCACCGGACTTGAGCTATGTGGAGACGACGGTCCATGCGATCGCGCCTTATGTGCGTGCCGGCCAGCTGATTGTGCTGGAGAGCACCACCTATCCCGGCACGACGGAAGAGATCGTGGTGCGCATTCTCACCGATGCAGGCGTAGAGCGCGGCGTGCATGTGCAGATTGCTCCGCCCGAAGAGATTGAGCAGATTGATGGCGTCCTGGTGGCGTTTTCGCCGGAACGCGAAGACCCCGGCAATATGATCACGCCGCGTCGCGAGATTCCGAAGGTGGTGGGTGGTATGGACGCGACGGCCACGGAGGCCGCCTGCGCCCTGTATGGCTCTATCTTTACGAAGACGGTTCCGGTGTCGTCGCCTGCCACGGCCGAGATGACCAAGCTGCTGGAAAATATCTACCGCAGCGTGAACATTGCGCTGGTAAACGAACTGAAGCAGCTCTGCATGAAGATGGGCGTGAACATCTGGGAAGTGATCGATGCGGCGGCCACCAAGCCTTTCGGTTTCCAGGCGTTCTATCCCGGCCCTGGCATTGGCGGTCACTGCATTCCGGTCGATCCGTTCTACCTGACGTGGAAGGCCAAGGAATACGGCTTCACCACACGCTTCATCCAGCTTGCGGGTGAGGTCAATGAGGACATGCCGGTGTTTGTGATGCGGCAGGTTGCGCGTGCGCTGAATGCTCGCGGCGTGGCCACCAAGGGTGCGAAGGTGCTGGTGCTAGGCGTGGCGTATAAGGCGGATGTGGATGATCTGCGCGAGTCGCCGTCGCTGGCCATCATCGAGCAATTGCAGGGGCTGGGATGCGACGTCAGCTACAACGATCCCTTCTTTCCCAAAGTGGGACACGGTCGGAAATACGCTCTGAACATGGAATCCACGCCATTGGAGCGGGTTAGCGAATTTGACTGCGTTTTGATTGCCACCGACCACTCGGCATATGAGATGGAAACGATTGTTGCGGAAGCGAAGCTGGTGGTAGATTCGAGAAACGCCACGCGTCATATTCAGTCACCAAAGATTGTTCGCTGCTAA